The Chryseobacterium indologenes genomic sequence AAGCCGGAGCTCTTAATTACCACAAGACTTCCGTTTTCCATCTTCTTAAATTCATAGTCTACGTTTACTGACGGCTCGCCCCATTGTGTTTTGATGAGTTGGTTGGGAATAATCCGGAGAACGTTTACTACGTTTTTTACGTTGTACATTTCCCACTCCCAGGTTATGGTCTTACCTTCTTCTAATTTTCCGGTAGATTTTGTAAACCAGAAATTAGTGGTCACTTCAGGGTTGATGAATGCTTCAAAAACATCTTCAACAGGTTTTCTGATAAGCATTTGTGCTTCAACATAGACATTGGAACTCATGATAATAATATTTTAGATTTAGTTAAACAGATTAAGACCTGCTGCTGTAAGGATAGCCATTACAAACGTCATAATTCCTACCTGCTTCAAATATTGATCAAGCTCCTTCGGCTCCTTTACAGACATGATATTTCTTCTCAGTTTTGCTAATGGAAACAACAGGATCATGACGATGAATACATAGTAATTTTGCGCCTGAATAAAGCCATTTACTCCTAAAAAGATCAGAATCAATACCAAAGGAAGCTGTAGCAGGATCATTTCATAGATCATTGCATTTTTGAAACCGATTCTCAATGCAAAACTGTTTTTTCCTGATAATTTATCGCTTTCAATATCTCGCATATTGTTGAGATTCAAAACGGCCATGCTCATCATTCCCACAGCTGTTCCGGGTAACAACATATCCCAGCTGAATGTTTTTGTAAACAGGAAATAACTTCCACATACGGAAACAAGTCCGAAAAAGATAAAAACAAAAACATCACCCAGCCCCATATATCCGTAAGGTTTCTTCCCTACCGTATATCCGATCGCGGCTAAAATACATGCTACTCCCAACCCTATAAAAATGTAGAATTCATTCATATATTCAGGAATAAAAGCAACATATAATAAAGCAATAGTTGCAATAAAAGACAGTACCGAGAAAAGAATGACCGCATTTTTCATTTGTTTTGCCGTAATTTTCCCTGATGCTACTGCTCTTGCTTCTGCTTCATTGATTCTTTTTGCATCGGTTCCTTTTACTCCATCACCGTAATCATTAGCATAATTTGATAGTATCTGATATAAAAGCGTTACCAAAAGTGCCAGAGCAAAAATTCTCCAGTCCCAGATTCCGCCTTCCTGATAAAGTCTCCATTTTGCAATGAAAGCTCCCATAATGATTCCGCTAAGTGATAACGGTAAAGTTCTGAGCCTCGCGGCTTTTATCCAATCTGTCATAATTTATAAGTAATGGGTAATGGGTAATAAGTAATGGTATTATGACGCATTATTTATTACGCATCACCAGTGTTATGATATCCATTGATCTTCTCCGAAGTTTGGTTTTCTTTTTTCCAGGAATGCGTTTCTTCCTTCTTTAGCTTCTTCTGTCATATAAGCCAGACGGGTTGCTTCTCCTGCAAAAACCTGCTGTCCCACCATTCCATCGTCAGTAAGGTTCATTGCAAATTTCAGCATCCTGATTGACA encodes the following:
- a CDS encoding SRPBCC family protein, with translation MSSNVYVEAQMLIRKPVEDVFEAFINPEVTTNFWFTKSTGKLEEGKTITWEWEMYNVKNVVNVLRIIPNQLIKTQWGEPSVNVDYEFKKMENGSLVVIKSSGFRQTGEELLKQINDNTGGFTTVLDGCKAYLEHGINLRLIEDKFPSK
- the menA gene encoding 1,4-dihydroxy-2-naphthoate octaprenyltransferase, with translation MTDWIKAARLRTLPLSLSGIIMGAFIAKWRLYQEGGIWDWRIFALALLVTLLYQILSNYANDYGDGVKGTDAKRINEAEARAVASGKITAKQMKNAVILFSVLSFIATIALLYVAFIPEYMNEFYIFIGLGVACILAAIGYTVGKKPYGYMGLGDVFVFIFFGLVSVCGSYFLFTKTFSWDMLLPGTAVGMMSMAVLNLNNMRDIESDKLSGKNSFALRIGFKNAMIYEMILLQLPLVLILIFLGVNGFIQAQNYYVFIVMILLFPLAKLRRNIMSVKEPKELDQYLKQVGIMTFVMAILTAAGLNLFN